TCACAAGAGGGCACTGATGATTAGGGGCAGTTTATTATTTTTATCCCAGATCTCAAATAATTGTCCCCCTTTTGCTTGCTATGTACATTCCTTTATCAGTCACCCCTGCCCTCCTGTTGGCCTTAATATTCCTGATTTCCTTAAGCTTCAGCTCCCCATGTCAGGTCACTAGTCAGCTCAGTTCTGATGTCTGGTGAGACCATTTGTTAACATGCCAATTAACTGGTCTTGCTGCTCAAGTACATGTATGAACATTATCAGTTTGATGAACACTGCCCTGAGAAGTGCGACACCCAACAAAAACTAAATGTGAACATCTACCTGCATCGTCTATTCCTTTTTAAATGAATTGTAAGTGTGTGTGAACCTCTAAGAATGAATGAATACGTTTGGAAATCGATTTTGATTGTAATCTGGTAAACCTCTGAAAATCCCATGTTTTATTTTAAAGAAATATTGAACTTCAGCCAGTTCATTCCTCTGTTTTTGTAACCTGTGGTGTCTATATGCAAGcattttgttttcaattaaaacacTGAAACAAACCCAACACCTGTACTCAATGGTTTGTCACATTGCAGATTAGGTTTCCTGTGTGACACATTGATGTCCATCCACAGAGCTAAAAATATTACTTGGCAGTAATGAAACATGATTCTCAGATTTATTGCTTTGTCAATGTACATGTCAATCACAGCATTACATTGCATCATacacagaaaaaaaaatcatACTCTGAAGTGCAATGGAGCTAAGACGAGACAGACAAAACATCTGCTCTTGCACAGTGCAAACCAAATAAACGACCTTGTATGATGTTTGAGCTTTCTCTTCTAGCCCAATACTTCCACATTAATGCCTTCTTCAGTTGTCTTGAGGGACATTAAGCCAGGGCACTTTTATAATAGACATCAACAATTCTATAACTGAAAAGGATGAAACTCCCTTTGCAAAGCATCATAGTCCTTTACAATGAATGAGTATCTGATGTGATCATGGATATTTATTGGTCTGACCCAAATGTCTGGATTCATAGCTTCCACTTGTAATCCATGCCAAACATACAAATTACAATACCCATCGTCATGTAATTTAGCATGTTGGATCCTTCATATGAATGCTCATTAGTCTCCACATTAGAAGGACAGCGACCTTAAACAAAACCCAATCCAAGATAAAAGGGTGGAAACCCTGTACATGGTCCATGGCAAAGCCCAGTGAGCAATGCAAGTGAGTCATAGGGCACAAAGTTGTTGGGGAGATCCTCCATCACATCTGTCAGCTGTCTGGTTTCTCTTTATTGGGGCCCATGAATTCTACACCATCAATGGGAATGTTCTTTTCTTTGATGGCCTTCTGCAAATACAAGCACAACATATGTAGTTGTATCATTAGATGAGACACTTGCATCCAACATTTAAAAATACTAAATAATAATGGATTCTGAGAAGACAATAGGCCTATATCATGAATTGAGGATATTTATTTCCAATACATAGATGTCCTTAAGTCAACGATGTTTTATAACAAAGTAGCTAAGTTTCCCCTTGCATCTGTGCTTCAGCACTTTGAATAATGTACTTCTTCTGGGGCCTAATATCATGACAGCTGACACAATGGTGTTGCATCATGGCTGTTTTGGTTACCTAGAAGTAAGGTACAGCATCAATGAGTGGTGATTATGagcagatagctagctaacaacatttGTCCGTGTTTGATATCATGTATTTACCTGGACACAATGCTGATATTTCTTGAACATTTCGGTACAGGGATCACCGCTTCGATCTTCCTTCAAGAATTTCTCAGCAAACCAACGGTTAAAACACTGGTCATATTCCCGTTTTAGGTCAGTGCAGCCCTCTCCAACACTGTTCATCTTCAAGACAGAATAACCATAGAACATATGAGAATAAGAAATACTGAAGGAATAAAGTTTACGGTCAATTATTTCAGCTTAAGTGTCTCTTCCGCACAGCTCACTTGACTTTCCTTGAACCATGTGGTCTGATTGGCCAGACAGCATGGCGTATATTGATGACGTAATTGAACAAGCGACACATCGTAAATCTACACCACAGACAGAAGGGTCTAATTGTGGGGCTTGCGAAGCAAAAGCTCCAGCTTCAATCTTCGACATACTTCTTCTTGTGGTTTTGCGAAGCAAAAGCCCAACTTCAATCTTCGacatacttattattattattcattagcACGATACTCCTCTTACACAGTTCAAACTAGAAACGCCGTTCAAACTTTAAAACGTGCAGGATGGTCATGCTTGAGTTTCTTGTATACTGGTTTattacatcttttttttttaaacattttatcttttgtttttcaTCCCCTTTTATGGGACTTCCTCAAGATTCTAAAAGGCCACATTGTGACATCAATTACAATTTACATTCACTGTAAATGCAATAATGCAACTTTTGACACAAATCAGCTACTTTGACCACTTTGCAACATCTTAAACAAAAAGTTAGAGCGTTTACATCTTTGTCTACTTCTCTGCTACTCAAATCTGGCGTTTGAAAGTCAAATTATATTCTGATACAAAGTTACCGCTGTTTTAGTAACCACACAACATTTTCTCTAACTTTTTTGTAAACTGCTGTTTCGACCACTACCCCAACAAGTTAGACAAAAAGTTAGAGGGTGTGAAAtcttcttctacttctgttaTTCATATCTGTTCTCGGAACCATAATATTCACTACGGATCTCATGGTACAGCTGTTTTAGTAACTACATTACCACATTTTCTCCCAACTTTTCCCAAACAACTGCCGTTTTGACCACTCCCCCAACAAGTCAGACAAAAACATTGAGGGTATGAAATCTTCCCCTACTTCTCTGCTTTTCAGATCTGAAAACGGATTATGGATAGTGTCTACCAATCTGTAGATAGAGCTTTTTTTAAACCCATCAACTGCTCTCTTTCTAGCTGCAGTAAGTCAACAGCTGCAAATTCcaatagtactgtatatatacagtaccagtcaaaagtttggacacacctactcattcaagggtttttctttattttactatttgaactatgaaataacacatggaatcatgttgtaaccaaaaaagtgattttagattcttcaaagtagccaccttttgccttgatgacagctttgcacactcttggcatttggGGGATGAAGGATTTTGTCTAACACTGTCATGAATCCAGCAAATAACTTCTgtgggtcagagtgcagtatttaGTTAATATTAAAGCACAAACTTAGTGTATGTCTCTCACACTCTCGTTAGCCATAAGGGAGCAGTGTTGCAAAGGCTACTGTTGCCTAACAACGCTTGACTAGCAGGAATGAATGTCTTCATAGTTCTTCAAATTTCCATGATTTGTCAATCTGTTTCATATGGAACAGCTaaactgtgttcgaatactcatactaaccataCTTTTTGTGAAcgtaaattgagtatgtagtatgcttattggttatagtatggatatagttagtatgcctaAAGTTCCCAGATGTCATTATAAATTCACCAAAATACaaagtatacaagcagtggacacaAGATGGCGTCACTTTGAGCGGGTGTATTTGAACATACGTCCCGACAAACCAGCAAGATTATGATCAAAACTCAAAGATTTTGATACTTTTCTTTGGTAAACTGATCCTTACCTATATGAAGTAACAGAAGGATATTGGAAAACATGGTGATCACACAACTACATGGGCAGAAGAAACCGAAAAAGCCAAGGCATGGCTGAACAGATGCTAATAACCTCATGCTAGCAGCGAGACAGAAGCATGTAGTCCATGTGAAGATTTCCAGAACTCATGGCAAAATACTCCTTATTTTCACCACTGTCACCTGTGCCGAGTAAGAGCCTTCCTACCAAATACAGGGCAGTCGAAAATTGTTCAACCAGCCCTGACATTCTCAAAgcaatcttccagaaactggccaTCATTGAAAAGACAACAGAGACTACCTCCAAATCAATGGAGTCTCTCTCAGCCACTGTGCAGCAGCTCCTCAACCAAGTGTCAACCCACAGAGAAAAAATACTGACCATGGAAACTGAAGTACAGAAACTGCAACAGAATATCATCGTAGTCCAGCGCCACAGGCGGAAATGGAACCTGAAACTGCATGGGGTACCAGACAAGGAAGGGGAGAACATACGGAGCATTACCATTGACATCTTCAGGAAAGTAGCACCCAGGATTCGAGACAAGCTCACGGATGTCGTTGACGTGGTGCACCGCCTGGGAAAGCAAAGGGATGGACGGATCTCCTCGGCCAACCATCATGCAATTCACAATGAGAATCTACAGAGATGGAAAGAAGCCAAGGAGTCCATGTTTTTCATGGAGAATAAACTACGCATCAAAGAGGCTCTAACTCCAGAAGATGCTGCTGAAAGGGAAAAACTTTGGCCGGTGGTAAAAAAAAGGCTAGAGAAGAAGGGAAGAGAGCATCTTTCAGCTGCCCTTTTACATTTATCGATGGAAAGAAAATCGATTGCCAGGACCTCAAGTGAATGTCATGAGACTACTGAATGTTTTGAAAGCACTGTGCTCAGGTAAATAGCTACATTGACTTGAAATCGATGTTGTCCTATTCTTCAGTCATATGAAAACAATAAGTTCATTGTCATTCTTACATTCACCCCGTTTTATATCACCAGGTTTGTAAATGTGAAtacaggttcatcatattgaTCATAttgattctttctttctctctctctctctctctcgaggacctgagccctaggaccatgcctcagcactacctggcctgatgactccttgctgtccccaggccacctggccatgctgctgctccagtttcaactgttctgcctgcggctatggaatcctgacctgttcaccggacgtgctacctgtcccagacctgctgttttctactctctagagacagcaggagcggtagagatactctgaatgattggctatgaaaagccaactgacatttactcctgaggtgctgacctgttgcaccctcaacaaccactgtgattactattatttgaccctgctggtcacctatgaacatttgaacatcttggccatgttctgttataatctccacccggcacagccagaagaggacttcatagcctggttcctctctaggtttcttcctaggttttggcctttctagggaggttttcctagccaccgtgcttctacacctgcattggttgctgtttggtgttttaggctgggtttctgtacagcactttgagatatcagctgatgtaagaagggctttataaatacatttgatttgatttgatcacaacTACCTTGGTTTATTGTAGTCCAGTTCTTTCTCTAAGCTCAGGTTTCCATACTAGCTACCTAGCTTACTAGTTCAAATAGTTAACAAGTTATTCATATTACTACACTATttgttttattgttattttttttttttcaagttaTACAACATTTTGAATTCAATGCACTAAATATTGTATCTCTAAATGCCAGGGTTTTACGAAACATAACtaaaagaaaaacactttttttaatgttgtaaatacTCTAATGCATATCTCATTCTACTCCAGGAAACTCACTCCTGCGATTCAGATTCTAGTTTTTGGAAATCACAATGGGGAAATAATGTTTATTAGTCATGGGTCTAATCACTCAGCTGGTACTATGATATTGCTTCATACATTTAGAGGCGATATTTCAGGTCATGTGTGTCCAAAGATGGGAGATGGGTTATATTGATCTCCAAACTAGATAATGCTTGTTTTATTATATGCAATGTGTATGGGTAAAATTCTCACACCTCAAATAATACTTTACTTTTTGGATCTTGCTGATAAGCTTACTGAGCTGCAAAACAAGTATACAAATGCATGGCTTATAATAGCTGGAGACTTTAATTAAACTCCTGATAACTTTTTAGATAGATTTCCACCTAGAATAGCTCAAAGATCTCAGAATAGTGACATTATCACTTCATTTTGCAGTAAACTGACAGTGGTTGATACATGCCATTTCTTTAATTCAAACTTAAACGAATACACCTGGTGTAATAGGTCAATGATGATCAGATCCAAAATTGATCTGTTTCTCATTTCTCCCCCACTTTTACAGTATGTACAGGAAGTAAGTCATAAACTTTCTCCTTCGACTGATCATAAAATTATATTATTGAAGTTAGAATGTTCCGAAAAATCCAGTGGCATTCGAACATACTGAAAACGTAATAATTCACTCCTAAATGATCCAGCCTTTAACAAGAGCATAAATAACTTGATCATAGACTTGTTTAATTCAAATGATTTAGAACCAAAGCATGGAAGTACCTGAGAAATATTTAAATTCAATGTAAACTCTATTGCCATTATATGCTGTAAGGAACTAAAGAAGCAAAACTGTTTGAAAGAAGATGAGCCTATGAATAAATTGAATGTTCTTTTAGAAAA
The DNA window shown above is from Salmo salar chromosome ssa13, Ssal_v3.1, whole genome shotgun sequence and carries:
- the LOC106568193 gene encoding TP53-regulated inhibitor of apoptosis 1; translation: MFYGYSVLKMNSVGEGCTDLKREYDQCFNRWFAEKFLKEDRSGDPCTEMFKKYQHCVQKAIKEKNIPIDGVEFMGPNKEKPDS